The following DNA comes from Triticum aestivum cultivar Chinese Spring chromosome 3D, IWGSC CS RefSeq v2.1, whole genome shotgun sequence.
CGACGTGGTTGATCAGCCCCTGGTTGTACGTCCGCGCGTTGTCCGCCGACGCCGCGAACCCGCCCGCCGACGGCCACCCGCTCTCGGAAATCACCACCTTCACGCCCGGCGCGCCGGCCTTCTCCAGCGCCGCGTACACGGCGTCCACCATCGCGTCGAACAGGGATGTGTAGGTCAGCCCGTTGTTCTGGTCACGCACGCTGGTGCCCGGCTGGAACGTCGCGTAGTTGAGGCTGATGTCCCGCGGGTTGTCGCGGTACGCGAAGTAGGGGTACACGTTGGCCAGCAGCGGCGCGCCGGTGCTCGCCAGGAGCCGGGCCACGTCCGTCATGTACGACTGCGCGAACACGCCGGCGGAGGGCGGGAAGGAGTTGGCCACCGCGTCGAACCGGATCGAGGTGGACACCTTGATCGCGCCCAGGCCCGCGGCGGAGAGGGCCGCGTTGAGGTTCCGCATGGCCGGGACGATGCTCTGCGTGGCGCCGCCCTGTACCTCGTTGCCGGCGGCGATGTACTTGATGTTCACAGCCGGGTAGTAGGGCCGCACGTTGTTCTGGACCCAGGACGCCGCGTTGGAGGTGCTGGATGCGATATTGGCGAGCTGGTCGTTGCCGATGTCCAGGATGAGGCCGATGCCGGAGTTGCGGAGCGCCGAGAGGGCCTGCCCGTCGGCGAAGTAGATGCGCATGCCGTTGATGCCCTTGGACCTGTATAGCTGCACCACGTCGCTCCGGGACGGGAGGTTGTTGCCGATCACGCCGTAGCACACGCCGATGGATTGCACACCTGCATGCATGCGGATAAGAGTGGCATCTGGCCGTTTAGCTGTCGTAGGCGTTGACGTGAATGACTATGCATGTGAATGGTGGAGTAGGCATGTTACAGTTAACTCCAAGTGGTACATcctccgcaaaaaaaaaaaaggaaaaaaaagaaaagaaaagccaAGTGGTACATGCGTCGCCTTAATTTAATCACATGTTTGATTTGTATTGTGAAATCTCATAAGAATTACTCTCTCCATTCACTATAAGATTTGTTTTGGATATTTTAGTATGAACTACACATACAGATTGGAATGTGTGAACAAATATATCTATATACGTCCAATTTTAAGAAAATAGAACATCTTATAAtaataaacggagggagtattttacaaGAATTTCTCTGCACTACAATCTTTTGAACGAAAACGTTAGCGTCCACTCATATTTCTTAAAAACCATCGGACGAGATGAACTCTTCGAAAAAACAAGATGAATTATTTAGTGTCTCCTCAATTTGCTTTGTCTCGTAAACACACTTTACAGTATGTGCATCCGTGCATGCATGcaaaggagatagaaaataagaaCATGAGAGAATGCACGTACTCGTAGGAACAGAAGCGAACGCTCCAATGAAGAGAGCAACAGCAAACATGGAAGCAACATCCTTCCTAGCCATTGTTTCTAGCTCTCTGTATCTGCTGCTCTTCAGTGCTACGGTAGGCGATGTGTGTGCCTATGCAGCTGTACCACGACCCCCTTTTATAGAGGTTCTCAGCCCGCCTGCGTACGTGGTCGAGTTGCGCCCTGCCTACTTTAATCAGCGCAGCTACTTTGACTCCGGCAAAACCGAAGGTGCACGGCATGGCGACATGGCGTATGTACGTATCGTGCATGACACGGACGTCACTCTCCGGTGCGGCCTAACCCGTCGTCTCCTTCCGCCTTTCTTCCACGGAAAACTCCGAGGGTTGTGGAAAAACTCGACCCATTTTTCTTCGATGGTGTACTCGAGCTAGCTGGCCGTGCTCTGTCGTGCTCATCAGCACGTTGATAGGGGCGGTACAGGTTCTGTGAACCGTCGGTTTTTTTTTTCGATTACCAGCCCGGATTCAAACGTTTGCTTAATTTTGCACTTCAGCCCTCTTTCCAATAATTTAATTCGAGCATTTAACATTGTCCAAACTAAGAAGATGATACATATTTTTTTTAAACAGGGTGCCTGATTCGGGATCCATGTCTTCCATGCTACTCGTCTCGATGACATCAAATCAATGTTGACCATGCTTTGAATatttatttctttttcatttcttgatttttctttgcatggaaaaaaTGGACGATCTCCTACCCCATTCTGATCCTAGTAAGTTTATGAGGAATAAACTCCCTCCTCCAACTGAGACTTAGGCCACGTTCGGTTTCCCTCGGCTCCATGGCTCCGCTCCCGGAGCGGTGTTAAAATCCTTGGAGCCAGCAAACAGCTGCTCCGCAGATTCTAAAATTTGAAAGAGTTGGCGGACTGCCGAACGCGGCCTTAATCTCAGCAGCGAGGAGCACATAAGCGGAGCGCAACAAGTTATCATTCGTTAAGATGAAGATCGCCTCAGAAGAAGGGCCCGTGCATGGCTGCATGAAACTAGTGCATGGAAGCTTCCTTCCACCTCCACGCGCACACACTGACCATGCAAGTCGTTTGGATATATGTTTCAATGTTTGTATACCTTGCACTTGTTCGTAGCTAGCCCACCGGCCGTCACTTTCTTCAGTGGCACTTGTGCACGCTAAATACAGATCCAGATAGAACGCTCACCGTCGGGCTGGCAGCTCGAGGCACCACCAGCGAAAGACTTGTCATGCTTGGTCGCACCCAGCCGATATGCATTTCTTACAGTAAAGAGCCTGTTCTTCTTCGGGAACCAAGTGAGGAAGTCGCGCCGATTCCCAGCGGATGTTTGGATTTATGGAACTTGAATCAAATAGTTATTTAACTTTCTAGAATCAGGAACCCGCTAGGCTTCAGCCGACTCATCCTTGCATATGATCAACCGGGTCGTCAGCTGTTAGATCTACTTCCTATGGCCGTTGGATCCCAATTGCAGCACCTCGTCTCGTTGTCCACCCTCACCTCATGCCTATGCAGTCTCCTCGCACCAACACAACAACACCGCTCGTAGCACCATGTTTTCTATACCGCAACGCCGTGCCGGTCGTCTCAACATTACCAACAACGCTGTTCGCAGCAATCGTGTCGACCATGGCATCATCGCCCGCAACTCCGGTTGAAACAAGTCGCATGAGTCATCACAACATCCTAAGATTGTTGACTATGCCCGCTCCTAGCTGCCTCGCCGCATCACCGGCAACGAAACATGCCCTCGGAATATTGTCAGTTGTACACTCCTTGCAACAAATGCTAGTTTTGCAGCAGCCATGTCTTCTCGCTGCATAAATATATGGACCCGCTCACAATAGACCTCATCGTCCCAGCAAATCCGGCGAGCAACGGCCATTGGTCGTCTTGTAGCACGCCGGCATCATCGTAGCAGTGGCTTGCGGCACCAACGGTACCTTGAAGCAGTATCGTGCCCTTGGAGCACTGACTATGTCTAACGCAATACTATTTGGAACATGACGGGCTCGCAACAATGGTTATATCATCACTACACGGGCTCGCAGAAATGGATGCATGTTCGCAGCACCGCAGCCCTTGCGGCATCGCCGAATGTCATCGCATCATAGCTCGCAGTAATGTTGCAACCCTGTCTCAAAAGCGGTGTGGTGCTGCTCGCAGCTGCGGTCCAAGCATCACCGGCAAGTCTCCCCACGGTGACCACCGGCCTCTCTCCTGATGTTTGCTCGGGAGATGCATGTTGCCAATTGGACAACAACTGCTTGGGGGAGGCGCTTCCATGGCAGCCCACTACAAGTTAGGGGGGAAGCACTCGCCAACGAGATCTAAAAGTGGTGAAGGAGGGTGGAATGTAGCACCGCCTCGCCGGTCTCATAGCAGTGCACCAATGGGTTCGCGGCGGGTTAGGCAATTTTGATGGAAGGGAGAGAGGCATCGACATAATtcggagaggaaggagaagggatgGGGAAGTTAACAACATAATTTTATGAGATAAGGTGTTGGGGCACTTGGTTAGCACTGGAAGTGGCaaacactagtgcagaatcgggctattgtcccggttcgtaaggccctttagtgccggttctggaaccggcactaaagggtggggactaaagccccccccccccaaacgtgCCCGGGGACCCTTGAATCAAGTCTGACCCAACGACTACACGGATCACTGAATGTTACACATGATCAGTCTTTGGGTTTATATCCTTTTCCATGTTTTATTCATGTAGGTTTTATAATAGGCTTAATTATGTGTCGTTTAATGGTTTTTATAAAACAATGAACTATGTGTTGTTTCATGGAAGTCTTGTTTATATCTTTCATAATTAGCTTTATATCTTTTTATAATATGTTTAATGATCACGATTGTTTTTCCTATATTATAATAGGTTTTATAAAACAAGGAACTATGTATTGTTTAATGGTTTCATCATGCTTTCATGAGTTACAATGGAGTTTCATAGTGGTTCGAGTTTCACTGGGATGACCCTGAGAAACATGAACAAGACCTATGTGAAATTTGTATTAGAAATCTATGACCATTTTGAAACGTCTATAAAAACCATGCAAATGTTAACCAACTTTCAAAATTCTCAAGCATTTACATATCCATGTGAAATATAGATTCTCTTTTAAAAAAAGTACTGAAACCAACAAGTATTTGTTGAACTTGTTCGAAACATCATGTATTTCTAATCAGAGAAAACACTTTCTAAAAAACATCATTTTTTTGAAAGGACGGGACTAATGTCCAGTCGACTGGACGCTAAGCATCAGATCGGCACGATCGTAAACCCACATCCCTCACGCCCGACCCGCTTCGCCAGAGCCACCCACGATGGCCCAGCCTTCTTTCGCAAGGCCCAGCACGTGCAGCACATGAGGCCCGAGACAAAAGACAGCCCCGCTGGCCCACCTTCCCCCGCACGTGACATACCACCCCAAAACCCTAGTTTCTTACCTCCATCGCAAGAAACAACCACCTGCCCCCGATCTGTTCTCCTCTCTCCCCGACGCGCCTCCATCACCGACGACCTGCGCCCCAGATCTGATCCACCAAAAAACCCCACCAAAAACACTACCAAACACAAGGATTTGAGAGAGGGCCTAATTTACCACATCATCATCACAAGGGTTACCACATGCTACGGGGACAATTACCCCAGTTCGTCTGAATTTCGCCATAATCAGGCAAAAAATCaatgaggtaagtgattcaacctcTATACACATGCTGCATTTTCATTTCATACCAATAAAATCAAGGCAAAAAATACATGGGATAAGAACAACGAGAACTAAAGAACAAAGCCAAAAAGATGCAGAAAAAGATAGCCCTTTTAATGCATGTGTGGAATTCCTCCATTGTAATTGAGTTACCATTCAAATTCCGATAGGTTACCAACAAGATTGTATTAATTTTCCTTTGTAAATCTAAAAAGTTGGTAAAATTGATCCATTTTCCTACCTACAGATTATACATTAGTTGTTTCATCCCTCATCATTGAGTTACCATCATAGATCCATATAGGTTATCATCATCATTCTATTAAGCTATCTTTTTTGAAGCATGTTAGGACTACATGTGTGAATTTTATCATTAATAATTGAGTTACCATTTCGAATCAATATAGATTACCAAAGTGTATGCAGTGAGTAATCAGCATCATTTAACACTTATTCACCGTAAAAGAGATCCTTTTTTATTGAATAAATGCATGACAGAACAAGTTATCATGCTAATTCGTAGATAATTTACCAGAAAAACTCGGAACCAAAGGTGCTAAACCACTACAAGGATACCATGTGTTGATTTACATTGTTGCAACTAGAATTGTTTGATAAGAAATGATGTTGATGAAATGAGGTTGTAGGAACTACCGTTGTCATACTCCCATACGCTGGTTACTCCTAAAATGATACCTGCTATAAAAAATGAAGTAATcagtgcaaaaaagaaaaaaatatagttGTTGTGAAAAAATAATCGAAATTGCTTGTAAGTGTGGAATTGATGGAAGCAATTAAATGTGCTAGCAGGTGCTGCAACACAAAAAAATGGCGCAGGACAACGGGGGTAATGTGCATACCATGATGAGTGGTGTGGGGAC
Coding sequences within:
- the LOC123080647 gene encoding glucan endo-1,3-beta-glucosidase GII, yielding MARKDVASMFAVALFIGAFASVPTSVQSIGVCYGVIGNNLPSRSDVVQLYRSKGINGMRIYFADGQALSALRNSGIGLILDIGNDQLANIASSTSNAASWVQNNVRPYYPAVNIKYIAAGNEVQGGATQSIVPAMRNLNAALSAAGLGAIKVSTSIRFDAVANSFPPSAGVFAQSYMTDVARLLASTGAPLLANVYPYFAYRDNPRDISLNYATFQPGTSVRDQNNGLTYTSLFDAMVDAVYAALEKAGAPGVKVVISESGWPSAGGFAASADNARTYNQGLINHVGGGTPKKREALETYIFAMFNENQKTGDPTERSFGLFNPDKSPAYNIQF